The Vibrio echinoideorum genome includes a region encoding these proteins:
- a CDS encoding YfcL family protein has product MIIEFEEKLLEVIDARIENASDDELFAGGYLRGHISLSVASCEEDGIEEVAEVKARIEKSLDDARSELTPADRTIVNDLWVELQNQA; this is encoded by the coding sequence ATGATTATCGAATTTGAAGAAAAACTACTTGAAGTAATTGATGCTCGCATTGAAAACGCATCAGACGATGAACTGTTTGCAGGTGGTTACTTACGTGGTCATATTTCTCTTTCAGTGGCTTCATGTGAAGAAGATGGCATTGAAGAAGTAGCGGAAGTAAAAGCACGCATTGAAAAGAGCTTAGATGACGCTCGCTCTGAACTAACACCAGCAGACCGCACGATCGTAAATGATCTTTGGGTTGAGTTACAAAACCAAGCTTAA
- a CDS encoding NADPH-dependent FMN reductase, translated as MKVIAFGASTSSTSINKALATYAANLIDEAEVKVLNLNDYNVPMFSEDTEKEIGQAEGAQAFLRDLAEADAFVISFAEHNGHYPAAYKNLFDWATRIERSVFGEKPAVYLATSPGPGGAQTVLGAATGSAPYFGGNVKASLSVPSFYDNFDFESGSISNEEIAQQIKEAVAKL; from the coding sequence ATGAAAGTTATCGCATTTGGCGCAAGCACAAGCTCTACTTCTATCAACAAAGCACTAGCAACTTACGCAGCTAACTTGATTGATGAAGCTGAAGTTAAAGTTCTAAACCTTAACGACTACAACGTTCCTATGTTCAGTGAAGATACTGAGAAAGAGATTGGCCAAGCTGAAGGTGCACAAGCATTCTTACGTGACCTAGCTGAAGCTGACGCGTTTGTTATCTCTTTTGCAGAGCATAACGGTCATTACCCAGCAGCTTATAAAAACCTATTCGACTGGGCTACACGCATTGAGCGTTCAGTGTTTGGTGAGAAACCTGCGGTTTATTTAGCGACTTCACCTGGACCTGGTGGTGCACAAACCGTACTTGGCGCAGCAACGGGTTCAGCACCATACTTTGGCGGTAACGTAAAAGCGTCGCTTTCAGTACCTAGTTTCTACGATAACTTTGACTTTGAATCTGGTTCAATCAGTAATGAAGAGATCGCTCAACAGATTAAAGAAGCGGTAGCTAAGCTGTAA
- a CDS encoding elongation factor P hydroxylase — protein sequence MTHQYSDIIDIFNQTFSESFNTKLELGADEPIYLPADDTIPHHRIVFARGFYASALHEIAHWCVAGPERRLLEDFGYWYEPDGRIESVQAEFEKVEIRPQAYEWIIATSAGFPFNVSCDNLHGDFEPDRLAFMNKVHSEVMGILEVGLPPRVKMLSEALCSFYDVEPLCASQFIVK from the coding sequence ATGACCCACCAATATTCAGACATTATCGATATTTTTAATCAAACCTTCTCAGAGAGCTTTAACACTAAGTTAGAGCTAGGCGCTGACGAGCCTATTTACTTGCCTGCCGACGATACGATCCCACACCATCGAATTGTGTTCGCTCGTGGCTTTTACGCTTCGGCTTTACATGAAATCGCACACTGGTGCGTTGCTGGTCCTGAACGTCGTTTGTTGGAAGATTTTGGTTATTGGTATGAGCCAGATGGACGTATTGAATCGGTTCAAGCCGAGTTTGAAAAAGTTGAAATACGCCCACAAGCGTACGAATGGATCATTGCGACGAGCGCAGGCTTTCCTTTTAATGTCAGCTGTGACAATCTACACGGCGATTTTGAGCCAGATCGTTTGGCCTTTATGAATAAAGTACACAGCGAAGTCATGGGTATCTTAGAAGTTGGCCTTCCGCCTCGAGTGAAAATGCTCTCTGAAGCATTATGCAGCTTCTACGATGTTGAACCTTTATGTGCTAGCCAATTTATAGTGAAATAA
- the mnmC gene encoding bifunctional tRNA (5-methylaminomethyl-2-thiouridine)(34)-methyltransferase MnmD/FAD-dependent 5-carboxymethylaminomethyl-2-thiouridine(34) oxidoreductase MnmC — MTSITNAELEWNESGTPVSDQFDDVYFSNVNGLEETRYVFLKQNHLPERWVEHEQRRFVIAETGFGTGLNFLAVWQWFDAFLKDNPQAMTKELHFISFEKYPLNKDDLIKAHQSWPELAEYAKQLQEHYPIALPECHRIVLGDGAITLDLWFGDIKDCMPNVPTPKQGLVDAWFLDGFAPSKNPEMWNQNLFNGMAKLAKQDCSCATFTAAGFVRRGLIEAGFGMKKVKGFGTKREMIAGRLSEKHAHTNIKPWYGLPQNSDSQDIAIIGGGVASAALAKTLSRRGKKITLYCEHQQAAGNASGNNQGAIYPLLSEATSNVSRVFGPGLLFARQFINQAAQSVQFDHSWCGVNILMWDEGSTKKLNRMLEGNFHTDLIQRLAPEQANEKIGLPVDKESVYFPLGGWLSPLQLTQGLIGKLEQTNQVSAHYQHQVTQLEWLDAEQQWLLTIKTPQGEIQTKHDQVVVANGHKFTQFKQTQPVPLTPVKGQVSHIPTTDNLTKLKTVLCFDGYLTPQNTNNGHHCIGANYDKTNIDQEFDIEVQQHNGERLYGSLPDQEWTKDVDTSDNLARQGIRSVSRDHLPFVGNVGDFESIKEQYQNLHNFNPQRDAIDGIEPVISYPNLFCFIGLGSRGLSSAPLLAEVLASQICGDPLPLPVDVLEAIHPSRMWVRRLRKGKALTAGWTADKYSKSSQ; from the coding sequence ATGACTTCAATTACTAATGCAGAACTGGAATGGAATGAGTCTGGCACGCCAGTATCAGACCAATTTGATGACGTTTACTTCTCCAATGTTAACGGTTTAGAAGAAACTCGCTACGTCTTTTTAAAGCAAAACCACCTTCCAGAGCGTTGGGTTGAACATGAACAACGCCGCTTTGTGATAGCAGAAACCGGTTTTGGCACTGGTTTAAACTTTCTCGCGGTTTGGCAGTGGTTCGATGCTTTTCTTAAAGATAACCCACAAGCGATGACCAAAGAGTTACATTTCATCAGTTTTGAGAAATATCCTCTAAATAAAGATGATCTGATTAAAGCGCATCAATCTTGGCCAGAATTAGCTGAATATGCGAAACAACTCCAAGAACACTACCCTATCGCACTGCCTGAATGTCATCGTATTGTATTGGGTGATGGCGCAATCACGCTTGACCTATGGTTTGGTGACATCAAAGATTGCATGCCTAACGTTCCGACACCAAAACAAGGCTTAGTTGATGCCTGGTTCTTAGACGGCTTTGCTCCTAGCAAAAACCCTGAGATGTGGAATCAAAACTTATTCAACGGCATGGCAAAGTTGGCCAAACAGGATTGCAGCTGCGCCACGTTTACCGCTGCAGGTTTTGTTCGCCGCGGTTTAATCGAAGCAGGCTTTGGTATGAAAAAGGTCAAAGGTTTTGGTACCAAACGAGAAATGATTGCTGGCCGACTTAGCGAGAAACACGCTCATACCAACATCAAACCTTGGTATGGCCTACCTCAAAACAGTGATTCACAAGATATCGCCATTATCGGTGGTGGTGTAGCCAGTGCCGCATTAGCCAAAACGTTAAGCCGCCGTGGTAAAAAAATCACGCTTTATTGTGAACACCAACAAGCTGCGGGCAATGCCTCAGGCAATAATCAAGGTGCGATTTACCCGTTATTGAGTGAAGCGACATCGAACGTGTCTCGTGTGTTTGGCCCTGGGTTACTGTTTGCTCGTCAATTTATTAATCAAGCGGCTCAGTCTGTTCAATTTGACCACAGCTGGTGTGGCGTGAACATTTTGATGTGGGATGAAGGTTCAACTAAAAAGCTCAACCGCATGTTGGAAGGCAACTTCCACACAGACCTGATTCAGCGTTTAGCACCAGAGCAAGCGAACGAAAAGATTGGCTTGCCGGTCGATAAAGAGAGTGTTTACTTTCCACTGGGTGGGTGGCTAAGCCCTCTTCAGCTTACTCAAGGTTTGATTGGCAAGTTAGAACAGACAAACCAAGTGAGCGCACACTATCAACATCAAGTCACTCAACTTGAGTGGTTAGATGCTGAACAACAATGGTTGTTGACGATTAAGACACCTCAAGGCGAGATTCAGACAAAACACGACCAAGTGGTTGTTGCGAATGGACACAAGTTCACTCAGTTTAAACAAACTCAGCCCGTACCACTCACTCCGGTTAAAGGCCAAGTGAGCCACATCCCGACGACTGACAACTTAACCAAACTCAAAACCGTATTGTGTTTTGATGGCTACCTAACGCCGCAAAATACAAATAACGGCCATCACTGTATTGGCGCCAACTACGACAAGACCAATATCGACCAAGAGTTTGATATTGAGGTTCAGCAACATAATGGTGAGCGCCTGTACGGATCGCTGCCAGACCAAGAGTGGACAAAAGATGTCGACACCAGTGACAACTTAGCGCGCCAAGGTATCCGAAGCGTAAGCCGAGATCACCTACCATTCGTCGGTAATGTTGGCGATTTTGAATCCATCAAAGAGCAATATCAGAATCTGCACAACTTTAATCCGCAGCGTGATGCTATCGACGGTATCGAACCTGTTATCAGCTATCCGAACTTGTTCTGTTTTATTGGATTGGGTTCACGAGGTTTAAGCTCTGCGCCATTGTTGGCTGAAGTTTTGGCGTCACAAATTTGCGGTGACCCGTTGCCTTTACCTGTAGATGTACTTGAAGCGATTCACCCAAGTAGAATGTGGGTACGAAGACTGCGTAAAGGCAAAGCACTAACGGCTGGATGGACTGCAGACAAGTATTCTAAATCGAGCCAGTAA
- a CDS encoding aspartate-semialdehyde dehydrogenase: MSQEFNIAILGATGAVGETILEVLKERKFPVGEMHLLASERSEGKTSRFNGKTIQVQNVEDFDWSQVHIAFFSAGSELSERWAPIAADEGVVVIDNTSRFRYEYDVPLVVPEVNPEAIAEFRNRNIIANPNCSTIQMVVALKPIHDEVGLERINVSTYQSVSGAGKPGIDELAGQTAKLLNGMPADKSAFSQQIAFNCIPQIDEFTENGYTREEMKMVWETQKIFADSSITVNPTCVRVPVFYGHAESLHIETRAPIGAEQVVQLLENTDGIEVFQALDFPTQVRDAGGKDHVMVGRIRNDISHHSGVNMWVVADNVRKGAATNAVQIAELLIRDYF; encoded by the coding sequence ATGAGCCAAGAATTTAATATTGCTATTTTAGGTGCGACTGGTGCGGTTGGTGAAACCATTCTTGAAGTACTTAAAGAGCGTAAATTCCCTGTCGGTGAAATGCACTTACTAGCAAGTGAACGTAGTGAAGGCAAAACTTCCCGTTTTAACGGCAAAACAATACAAGTACAAAACGTAGAAGACTTCGATTGGTCTCAAGTACATATTGCGTTTTTCTCTGCAGGTAGCGAACTTTCAGAACGTTGGGCTCCAATTGCTGCTGATGAAGGCGTTGTGGTTATCGATAACACATCACGCTTCCGTTACGAATATGATGTTCCTTTGGTTGTACCAGAAGTGAACCCTGAAGCGATTGCTGAGTTCCGTAACCGCAACATTATTGCAAACCCTAACTGTTCTACTATTCAGATGGTAGTAGCACTTAAGCCAATTCACGATGAAGTGGGTCTTGAGCGTATTAACGTTTCAACTTACCAATCTGTGTCTGGTGCAGGTAAGCCGGGTATCGATGAGCTAGCAGGTCAAACGGCTAAGCTTCTTAACGGCATGCCAGCTGACAAGTCAGCATTCTCACAGCAGATCGCGTTCAACTGTATTCCTCAAATCGATGAATTTACAGAGAACGGCTACACACGTGAAGAAATGAAGATGGTTTGGGAAACTCAAAAAATCTTTGCAGATTCTTCAATCACGGTTAACCCGACTTGTGTTCGAGTTCCGGTATTCTATGGCCACGCAGAGTCGCTTCACATTGAAACTCGCGCTCCAATCGGTGCAGAGCAAGTGGTTCAGCTTTTAGAGAACACTGACGGTATTGAAGTGTTCCAAGCACTAGACTTCCCAACTCAGGTTCGTGATGCTGGTGGTAAAGACCACGTAATGGTTGGTCGTATTCGTAACGATATTAGCCATCACAGCGGTGTGAACATGTGGGTGGTTGCTGATAACGTTCGTAAAGGCGCAGCAACAAACGCAGTACAAATCGCTGAACTTCTGATTCGCGATTACTTCTAA
- the fabB gene encoding beta-ketoacyl-ACP synthase I — translation MKRVVITGMGIVSSIGNNVEEVLASLKEGKSGITASEQFKENGLRSQVWGNLKMNPADHIDRKKMRFMGDAAAFAYLSMEQAIADSGLTEDQVSNDRTGIVAGSGGASSLNQVNAVDIIREKGVKRVGPYMVPRTMASTVSACLATPFKIRGVNYSMSSACATSAHCIGHAMELIQLGKQDVVFAGGGEELDWSLTMMFDAMGALSTKYNDTPELASRTYDADRDGFVISGGGGMLVIEELEHAVARGAKIYGEIVGYGATSDGYDMVAPSGEGAVRCMKMAMQNVDGVDYVNTHGTSTPVGDVKELGAIQEVFGGNSPAISATKAMTGHALGAAGVHEAIYSTLMLDNGFIAPSINVANLDEAGAGLDIVTETREQELTTVMSNSFGFGGTNATLVIKKYQG, via the coding sequence ATGAAACGAGTCGTAATCACCGGTATGGGTATTGTTTCAAGTATCGGTAACAACGTCGAAGAAGTTTTAGCATCACTGAAAGAGGGTAAATCAGGTATTACCGCTTCAGAGCAGTTCAAGGAAAATGGCTTGCGCTCTCAAGTTTGGGGTAACCTAAAAATGAACCCTGCTGACCATATTGATCGCAAAAAAATGCGCTTTATGGGTGATGCAGCGGCATTCGCTTATCTTTCAATGGAGCAAGCAATTGCTGATTCTGGTTTAACAGAAGATCAAGTATCTAATGACCGCACGGGTATCGTTGCGGGTTCAGGTGGTGCTTCATCTCTAAACCAAGTAAACGCAGTAGACATCATCCGTGAAAAAGGCGTGAAGCGCGTTGGTCCATACATGGTTCCACGTACAATGGCTTCTACGGTTTCTGCTTGTCTAGCAACTCCTTTCAAAATCCGTGGTGTGAACTACTCTATGAGTTCTGCATGTGCGACTTCTGCACACTGTATTGGTCACGCAATGGAGCTTATCCAACTTGGTAAGCAAGACGTAGTATTCGCTGGTGGCGGTGAAGAGCTTGATTGGTCTCTGACTATGATGTTCGACGCAATGGGCGCACTTTCTACTAAGTACAACGACACTCCAGAATTGGCTTCTCGTACCTACGATGCTGACCGTGATGGTTTCGTTATCTCGGGTGGCGGCGGCATGCTAGTTATCGAAGAGCTTGAGCACGCAGTTGCTCGTGGCGCAAAAATTTACGGTGAAATCGTAGGTTACGGCGCGACTTCAGATGGCTACGACATGGTTGCTCCTTCTGGTGAAGGCGCGGTTCGTTGTATGAAGATGGCAATGCAAAACGTTGATGGCGTTGACTACGTGAACACTCACGGTACTTCAACTCCTGTTGGTGACGTTAAAGAATTAGGCGCTATCCAAGAAGTGTTTGGTGGCAACAGCCCAGCAATTTCAGCAACGAAAGCGATGACTGGTCACGCTCTAGGTGCAGCTGGCGTACACGAAGCTATCTACTCAACGCTAATGCTAGATAACGGCTTTATTGCACCTAGCATTAACGTAGCAAACTTAGACGAAGCAGGCGCAGGCCTAGACATCGTAACTGAAACTCGTGAGCAAGAGCTAACGACAGTTATGTCTAACAGCTTTGGTTTCGGTGGTACGAACGCAACGCTAGTAATCAAAAAATACCAAGGCTAA
- a CDS encoding trimeric intracellular cation channel family protein produces the protein MLLSILYIIGITAEAMTGALSAGKQKMDWFGVMLVASATAIGGGTVRDILLGHYPLGWVENPQYLAITCLAGVVTTGLAKWVIKLKGLFIRLDALGLIVFSIIGTKVAMTMGLHPMICMVSALVTGVFGGLLRDLICRQTPLVLHEELYASVALVASGLYLGLLELGINDVTATIVTLVVGYLLRMAAVRFKWRLPSFQLDPESSVH, from the coding sequence ATGCTATTAAGTATTTTGTATATCATTGGCATCACGGCAGAAGCCATGACCGGCGCTCTCAGTGCTGGCAAACAAAAAATGGATTGGTTTGGCGTAATGTTAGTTGCGAGTGCAACAGCAATTGGTGGCGGGACAGTACGAGACATCTTACTTGGCCACTACCCTTTAGGTTGGGTTGAAAACCCCCAGTATTTGGCTATCACCTGTTTGGCTGGTGTTGTCACAACGGGGCTGGCTAAATGGGTGATCAAGCTAAAAGGCTTGTTCATTCGTCTGGATGCCTTGGGGCTAATTGTATTCAGTATCATTGGTACTAAAGTGGCGATGACCATGGGTCTGCACCCAATGATTTGTATGGTGTCAGCATTAGTGACTGGCGTGTTTGGTGGCCTACTGCGCGATCTTATCTGTCGTCAAACCCCATTGGTTCTGCATGAAGAGTTGTACGCATCTGTTGCCCTTGTTGCTTCGGGTTTATACCTAGGTTTGCTTGAGCTTGGCATTAACGACGTAACAGCAACGATAGTTACACTTGTGGTTGGCTACTTGCTGCGTATGGCAGCTGTAAGATTCAAATGGCGCTTGCCGTCTTTCCAGCTTGATCCGGAAAGCTCTGTACATTAG
- a CDS encoding 4-phosphoerythronate dehydrogenase: MKILIDENMPYAEALFSQLGEVTMKSGRTLTADDLVDVDALMIRSVTKVNESLISKANKLKFVGTATAGMDHVDQELMKDRGIFFTAAPGCNKVGVAEYAFSAMMVLAQQQGFSVFEKTVGIIGCGQVGSYLAKCLEGIGIKVLLNDPLKQQEGDTREFTELETLLEQSDVITLHTPITKTGEFPTHHLINEQVLNNFRADQILINAARGPVVDNQALKNRLQKADGFTAVLDVFEFEPEVDFELLPLLAFATPHVAGYGLEGKARGTTMIFNSYCEFLGTEQRAYASDLLPTAPVPQMKLDRAWDEATLHNLTQLIYDVRKDDALFRRNISTPGSFDKMRKEYWDRREYSAVELTGDESCNLTPLSKLGFMVKPTL, from the coding sequence ATGAAAATCTTAATCGATGAAAATATGCCTTATGCTGAAGCGCTTTTTAGCCAGTTAGGTGAAGTGACAATGAAGTCCGGTCGAACGCTAACTGCTGACGATCTTGTTGACGTAGACGCTTTGATGATTCGCTCTGTCACCAAGGTGAACGAGTCATTGATTAGCAAAGCCAATAAGCTGAAGTTTGTCGGTACTGCGACGGCAGGTATGGACCATGTCGACCAAGAATTGATGAAAGATCGTGGCATTTTCTTTACTGCGGCGCCTGGCTGTAACAAGGTGGGTGTTGCTGAGTATGCGTTCAGCGCGATGATGGTGTTGGCTCAGCAACAAGGTTTCTCTGTATTCGAAAAAACGGTCGGTATTATTGGTTGTGGTCAGGTGGGTAGCTATTTAGCGAAGTGCCTTGAAGGTATTGGCATTAAAGTATTGCTGAACGATCCTCTAAAACAACAAGAGGGTGATACTCGCGAGTTTACTGAATTAGAGACACTGCTTGAGCAATCGGACGTGATCACTTTGCATACGCCAATCACTAAAACGGGTGAATTCCCAACTCATCACTTGATCAATGAGCAAGTACTGAACAACTTCCGCGCCGATCAAATTCTGATTAATGCGGCTCGCGGTCCAGTCGTTGATAACCAAGCGTTAAAAAATCGCCTGCAAAAAGCCGACGGGTTTACTGCGGTTCTGGATGTATTTGAGTTTGAGCCTGAAGTCGATTTCGAGCTGCTTCCACTACTTGCTTTTGCAACACCTCACGTAGCGGGCTACGGTTTAGAGGGCAAAGCGCGCGGTACTACGATGATCTTCAACAGCTATTGTGAATTTTTAGGTACTGAACAACGTGCTTATGCAAGCGACCTTCTACCAACAGCGCCTGTACCTCAAATGAAATTAGATAGAGCTTGGGATGAAGCAACACTGCACAATTTGACTCAGTTGATCTATGATGTGCGAAAAGACGACGCCTTATTCCGTCGCAATATCTCTACGCCGGGTTCTTTTGACAAGATGCGTAAAGAATATTGGGACCGCAGAGAGTATAGTGCAGTCGAGTTAACGGGCGATGAGTCTTGTAATTTAACGCCGTTATCTAAACTCGGTTTTATGGTAAAGCCAACTTTATAA